One stretch of Chitinophaga pendula DNA includes these proteins:
- a CDS encoding DUF3037 domain-containing protein gives MQGNHLFEYAVIRIMPKVEREEFLNVGVILYCQKIKFLQVLFTVDERRLSIFAEQLDIAEITAYLNAFEQIALGSPAGGPIGKLDVPTRFRWLTATRSTVIQTSKVHTGFCNDPLQALIRLHAQLVL, from the coding sequence TTATTCGCATCATGCCAAAGGTCGAACGGGAAGAGTTTCTCAATGTCGGTGTGATCCTGTATTGCCAGAAAATAAAATTCCTGCAGGTATTGTTCACAGTAGATGAACGACGACTTAGCATCTTTGCAGAACAACTCGATATCGCTGAAATAACCGCCTATCTCAACGCATTCGAACAAATAGCATTGGGAAGCCCAGCCGGTGGTCCTATCGGTAAACTGGACGTCCCGACCCGCTTCCGATGGCTCACCGCCACCAGAAGCACCGTCATACAAACATCCAAAGTACATACCGGCTTCTGCAACGATCCCCTGCAAGCATTAATCCGCTTGCATGCACAATTAGTATTATAA
- the zwf gene encoding glucose-6-phosphate dehydrogenase codes for MKLKTNHPANITIFGAKGDLTNRKLIPALYNLFIDHHLPPDFNIYCVDFLAVEDVVFKQELADGIAAFSRSGKADPDQWDAFARRIIYVQGDFKQADTYQSLKDRLVAADKAFGSRAIRLFYFATAPRFIEVIAEALYQHQLCKDEFLDRIVVEKPFGTDLDTAKKLNKYLGKRFSEKQIYRIDHYLGKETVQNIMAFRFANYVFEPLWNRQYIDHIQISVAEQVSVGKRGGYYDSSGALRDMIQNHLLQLLCEVGMECPKAYKAELIRDAKTKVLKSIRPFTTQQVFKNVVRAQYTSGVVGGESRVGYRKEEQVSRHSHTETFTALKIHIDNDRWRGVPFFLRTGKNMQRQASVIVIQFKDSPHKIFKDDIVPNRLIISIQPELEISLLFESKVPGPQMRLLPVEMDFTYQEAYKQTLPEAYEALLLDVLHGDATLFMRADQVEAAWKVVMPILDAWKKYPEKNLFQYKSGSWGPAASNELLKPYAKEWFQLPTREVKPS; via the coding sequence ATGAAACTGAAGACTAATCACCCAGCCAATATTACCATTTTCGGAGCGAAAGGAGACCTGACGAATCGCAAGTTGATACCTGCCCTTTACAATCTTTTTATAGATCATCATCTGCCGCCGGATTTCAACATTTACTGTGTTGATTTTCTGGCGGTGGAGGATGTTGTTTTTAAGCAGGAGTTAGCCGATGGCATTGCGGCATTTAGTCGTAGCGGGAAAGCCGATCCTGATCAGTGGGATGCCTTTGCCCGGCGTATTATTTATGTGCAAGGAGATTTCAAGCAGGCGGATACTTATCAATCTTTAAAGGACCGGTTAGTGGCGGCAGATAAAGCTTTTGGTAGCCGGGCGATCCGTTTATTTTATTTCGCCACTGCGCCACGTTTTATAGAGGTTATTGCGGAGGCGTTATATCAGCATCAGCTGTGTAAAGATGAATTTTTGGATCGCATTGTGGTAGAGAAGCCGTTTGGTACGGATCTGGATACTGCCAAGAAGTTGAATAAATACCTGGGCAAGCGTTTTTCCGAGAAGCAGATCTACCGTATAGATCATTACCTGGGTAAGGAGACGGTGCAGAACATTATGGCATTCCGGTTTGCCAACTATGTATTTGAGCCTTTGTGGAACCGGCAATACATTGATCATATCCAAATCAGTGTTGCGGAGCAGGTGAGTGTGGGTAAACGGGGAGGTTACTATGACAGTAGCGGTGCATTACGGGATATGATACAGAACCACCTGTTACAGCTGTTGTGTGAAGTGGGAATGGAGTGCCCTAAGGCTTATAAGGCGGAGCTGATACGGGATGCGAAGACGAAAGTGCTAAAGAGTATACGTCCGTTTACGACCCAGCAGGTGTTCAAAAATGTAGTTCGTGCGCAATATACTTCCGGTGTTGTGGGAGGAGAGTCCAGGGTTGGTTATCGTAAGGAGGAGCAGGTATCACGGCACTCGCATACGGAGACTTTTACGGCATTGAAAATTCATATTGACAATGACCGTTGGAGAGGGGTTCCTTTCTTTTTGCGGACAGGTAAAAACATGCAGCGGCAGGCGTCGGTGATCGTGATCCAGTTCAAGGATTCCCCTCATAAGATATTCAAGGATGATATTGTTCCGAACCGGCTGATCATTAGTATTCAGCCTGAGTTGGAGATCAGCCTGTTATTTGAAAGTAAGGTACCGGGTCCGCAAATGCGGTTATTACCTGTGGAGATGGACTTTACATACCAGGAAGCTTATAAGCAGACATTACCGGAGGCATACGAGGCTTTGTTGCTGGATGTGCTGCATGGGGATGCGACCTTGTTTATGCGTGCTGACCAGGTAGAAGCGGCCTGGAAGGTGGTGATGCCAATACTGGATGCCTGGAAAAAATATCCAGAGAAGAATCTGTTCCAATACAAATCCGGCAGTTGGGGGCCTGCTGCTTCCAATGAATTGCTGAAGCCATATGCGAAAGAATGGTTTCAGTTACCTACGCGGGAAGTGAAACCCAGTTAA
- a CDS encoding ATP-binding cassette domain-containing protein yields MYSDHIIIEGARENNLKHVSLRIPKKKINIFTGVSGSGKSSIVFDTIATEAQRQLNETFSAFIRGFLPKYAQPAADAIRNVSTAIIVDQKRLGGNSRSTLGTITDINPLFRVLFSRIGEPATGTMNVFSFNDPGGMCPACEGIGKKVGLDLEKFLDRSKSLNEGAILFPIFAVGTWYWKSYVFSGFFDADKPLTDYTPEEWHQLLRGKAKSSIDTPTGPMNMTYEGLLDKFDRLYIKKEGDMSTTTQKKVQSFITSVTCDACGGSRYNPAVLNCRIKGYNIADMMAMQVDELITVIGDIADPLAIHIVGSIKEHLQHLIDIGLDYVSLDRETTTLSGGESQRVKMVRHLSSSLTDVIYIFDEPSVGLHPRDVHRLNELLQKLRDKGNTVIVVEHDPDVIKVADHIVDVGPRAGIHGGQIVYEGDYQGLLASGTLTGRFMQHQQPIKDTVRPHQGYIPVSKSSLHNLKSVSVQIPTGVLTVVTGVAGSGKSTLINRVFLQQHGDAIVIDQSAVGASSRSNPATYTGIMDTVRQLFGAANKVSASLFSFNSKGACKACNGLGVILTDFAFMETIRTPCEVCNGQRFEEEVLGYRLHGKSISDVLAMSVSAAVTFFEKKDLRAKLQALYDVGLDYLTLGQPLSTLSGGECQRLKLASELHKQGSVYVMDEPTTGLHMSDTGQLLRIMNRLVDGGNTVIVIEHNLDVIRNADWIIDMGPEGGHKGGQVIFEGTPRDLLQAPQSLTGQYLLRS; encoded by the coding sequence ATGTATTCAGATCATATCATCATTGAAGGAGCGAGGGAGAACAATCTCAAGCATGTTTCGCTCCGTATTCCGAAGAAGAAGATCAACATATTTACCGGGGTATCGGGTTCTGGCAAATCGTCTATTGTATTTGACACGATTGCGACGGAAGCCCAGCGGCAGCTGAACGAGACTTTTTCTGCTTTTATCCGGGGATTTTTACCCAAGTATGCGCAGCCTGCGGCGGATGCTATCAGGAATGTGTCTACAGCGATTATTGTGGACCAGAAGCGGCTTGGTGGGAACTCGCGTTCTACACTGGGTACGATCACGGATATCAATCCGTTGTTCCGGGTATTGTTTTCCCGGATTGGGGAGCCGGCGACGGGAACGATGAATGTATTTTCTTTCAACGATCCTGGCGGGATGTGTCCGGCATGTGAGGGTATTGGTAAAAAAGTGGGGTTGGACCTGGAGAAGTTCCTGGATCGCAGTAAGTCGTTGAACGAAGGGGCTATTCTGTTCCCCATTTTTGCGGTGGGCACCTGGTATTGGAAGAGTTATGTTTTCTCTGGCTTTTTCGATGCGGACAAGCCACTAACAGATTATACGCCGGAGGAGTGGCATCAGCTATTGCGGGGTAAGGCTAAGTCGAGTATTGATACGCCGACGGGGCCGATGAATATGACCTATGAAGGTCTTCTCGACAAATTTGACCGGTTGTATATCAAGAAGGAAGGGGATATGTCTACGACCACGCAGAAAAAGGTACAGTCGTTCATTACGAGTGTGACCTGTGATGCCTGTGGAGGGAGCAGGTATAATCCGGCGGTATTGAACTGTCGTATCAAGGGGTATAATATAGCGGATATGATGGCGATGCAGGTGGATGAGCTGATAACGGTAATCGGGGATATAGCTGATCCGTTGGCGATACATATTGTGGGTAGTATCAAAGAGCATCTGCAGCATCTTATTGATATCGGATTGGATTATGTGAGTCTTGACAGGGAGACGACTACGTTGTCCGGGGGTGAGTCGCAGCGGGTGAAGATGGTGAGGCATCTGAGCAGCAGCCTGACGGATGTGATCTACATTTTTGACGAGCCGAGTGTGGGATTACATCCCAGGGATGTTCACCGGCTGAACGAGTTATTGCAGAAGCTGCGCGACAAGGGCAATACGGTTATTGTTGTCGAGCATGATCCGGATGTGATCAAGGTGGCAGATCATATTGTGGATGTGGGGCCCAGGGCAGGTATACACGGCGGGCAGATCGTTTATGAAGGGGATTATCAGGGGTTGCTGGCATCGGGGACTTTGACGGGGCGGTTCATGCAACATCAGCAACCTATCAAGGATACGGTGCGACCGCATCAGGGTTATATTCCGGTCAGCAAAAGTTCTTTACATAACCTGAAATCGGTATCGGTACAAATACCTACTGGTGTGTTGACGGTGGTGACGGGTGTGGCTGGTTCGGGTAAGAGCACGCTGATCAACCGGGTGTTCCTGCAGCAGCATGGGGATGCTATTGTTATTGACCAGTCGGCGGTGGGTGCTTCCAGCCGTTCGAACCCGGCGACATATACGGGTATTATGGATACGGTGCGGCAATTGTTTGGTGCTGCCAATAAGGTGAGTGCTTCTTTATTCAGTTTTAATTCCAAGGGGGCTTGTAAGGCCTGTAATGGATTGGGGGTGATATTGACGGATTTTGCCTTTATGGAGACGATCCGGACGCCTTGCGAGGTATGTAATGGGCAGCGCTTCGAGGAGGAGGTATTGGGGTATCGGCTACACGGTAAATCGATCAGTGATGTACTGGCGATGTCGGTATCGGCGGCGGTGACATTTTTTGAGAAGAAGGATCTGCGGGCGAAGTTGCAGGCGTTGTATGATGTAGGGTTGGACTATCTGACGCTGGGGCAGCCACTCAGTACTTTATCGGGAGGGGAGTGTCAGCGGCTGAAGTTGGCCAGTGAGCTGCATAAGCAAGGGAGTGTATATGTCATGGATGAGCCGACGACGGGATTACATATGTCGGATACGGGGCAGTTGCTGCGTATTATGAACCGGTTGGTGGATGGCGGTAATACGGTGATCGTGATCGAACATAACCTGGATGTGATCCGTAATGCGGACTGGATCATCGATATGGGGCCGGAAGGCGGGCATAAGGGGGGGCAGGTGATTTTCGAGGGTACACCACGGGACCTGTTGCAGGCGCCTCAGTCGCTGACGGGTCAGTATTTGCTTCGATCGTAA
- a CDS encoding M57 family metalloprotease has translation MRSLACLLCLSLFIYLLSLSSCYKAVSISHEAEDAVIPAAVLQRLRQSGFSTQQVRRVPGGYVVEGDIFLPELLSIPVTPSPVLRVAGVEQYRTSFLITGLPRVITVSLRNLPAAYASAADKAIDRYNSLNLLLKFKRVASGGDIVIEHFNLGAGNLGRSAGFPTNAGQPAGLIQLNTDTGGLGITPPEDHLATVIAHELGHTIGFRHTDYFNRDYSCGYTLLPDEGQAGVGAVAIPGTPATEDADSWMLACINFGVVRPFNANDIKALQYLYGVH, from the coding sequence ATGAGATCCCTTGCTTGTCTGTTATGCCTATCCCTGTTTATTTATCTGTTGAGTTTAAGTTCGTGTTATAAGGCGGTGTCTATATCCCATGAGGCGGAGGACGCTGTTATTCCTGCGGCTGTTTTACAGCGGCTCCGTCAATCGGGGTTCAGTACGCAGCAGGTACGCCGTGTGCCTGGTGGTTATGTGGTGGAAGGAGATATTTTCCTTCCGGAGTTATTATCTATTCCGGTTACTCCTTCGCCTGTGTTGCGTGTGGCGGGTGTGGAGCAGTACCGGACCAGTTTTCTGATCACGGGTTTACCGAGGGTCATTACGGTGTCGTTGCGTAATCTACCTGCGGCTTATGCCAGTGCGGCCGATAAGGCGATCGACCGATATAATTCATTGAACCTCTTGCTGAAGTTCAAGCGTGTGGCGAGTGGAGGGGACATTGTAATCGAGCACTTCAATTTAGGCGCCGGTAACCTGGGACGATCGGCGGGATTTCCGACGAATGCGGGGCAGCCGGCGGGTCTGATACAACTGAATACGGATACCGGCGGGCTGGGCATTACGCCACCGGAGGATCATCTGGCTACGGTGATTGCGCATGAGCTGGGACATACGATAGGGTTCCGTCATACGGATTATTTCAACCGGGATTACAGTTGCGGCTATACGTTATTGCCGGATGAGGGTCAGGCTGGTGTGGGTGCCGTTGCTATTCCCGGTACGCCTGCGACGGAAGATGCTGACAGCTGGATGCTGGCCTGTATAAACTTTGGGGTGGTACGGCCATTTAACGCCAATGATATTAAGGCGTTGCAATACCTGTATGGTGTGCATTAA
- a CDS encoding response regulator: MIQVIITDDHPIVREGLRNLLNTTANITVTGDYDNGANTLKALETLQPDVLLLDINLPDMNGLDLCKQIRKRNKELYIIALSVHNEQPVIKSMLQSGVNGYVLKNAVSHEIIDAIQQVCDGHLYLCSKTREVLEKTEDSALPEVPRITRREKEILQLVGKGYTTAQIAEKLFISSHTVESHRKNLMEKFKVNSMTSVIKLAGEYNLL; encoded by the coding sequence ATGATCCAGGTTATAATTACTGATGACCATCCTATTGTACGAGAAGGTTTGCGTAATCTTCTGAACACTACCGCCAACATTACGGTAACGGGCGATTATGACAACGGCGCCAATACGTTGAAAGCGCTGGAGACTTTACAACCGGATGTACTATTGTTGGATATCAATCTGCCGGATATGAACGGGTTGGATCTTTGTAAGCAGATCCGGAAGAGGAACAAGGAGCTTTATATTATTGCATTGAGCGTGCATAATGAACAGCCGGTGATCAAGAGTATGTTGCAAAGTGGTGTGAATGGGTATGTGTTAAAGAATGCGGTGAGTCATGAGATCATTGATGCGATCCAACAGGTATGCGATGGTCATTTATACCTGTGTAGCAAGACCCGGGAGGTACTGGAAAAAACGGAAGATTCTGCGTTACCGGAGGTACCGCGTATTACCAGGCGGGAGAAAGAGATATTGCAATTGGTGGGTAAGGGGTATACGACGGCACAGATTGCCGAGAAATTGTTCATCAGTAGTCATACGGTGGAGAGCCACCGGAAGAACCTGATGGAAAAGTTCAAGGTAAACAGTATGACCTCTGTGATCAAACTTGCAGGGGAGTATAATCTCCTGTAG
- a CDS encoding metallophosphoesterase family protein, translated as MGPNRTIVIGDIHGALRALEQLLSRISLQPGDHLIFLGDYVDRWPDSAQVIEYLLALEERYACTFIRGNHDAWCQGWLETAQPSAAWLLQGGHSTLESYMAIPASRLETHTAFFARMFNYYEGQGERLFVHGGFTAKKGPEEEPNVAALYWDRSLWQSAMTLHKRVLKTPILYPRRLKRYKEIYIGHTPTLQYGEAVPMKACNVWNIDTGAGYDGRISAMDVDSGMLWQSDPVPSLYPEETPGPSA; from the coding sequence ATGGGACCGAACCGCACCATTGTAATAGGGGACATACACGGAGCATTGCGCGCATTGGAACAGTTGCTTTCCCGCATTTCTCTTCAACCGGGTGATCATTTGATCTTCCTGGGAGACTATGTGGATCGGTGGCCGGATTCGGCGCAGGTGATTGAGTACTTATTAGCATTGGAAGAGCGTTATGCCTGTACTTTTATCCGGGGTAACCACGATGCCTGGTGTCAGGGGTGGTTGGAGACGGCGCAGCCTTCTGCTGCTTGGCTATTGCAAGGAGGACATTCGACGTTGGAAAGTTATATGGCTATTCCGGCTTCCCGTTTGGAGACGCATACTGCTTTTTTTGCCCGGATGTTCAATTATTACGAAGGGCAAGGTGAGCGGCTTTTTGTGCACGGTGGTTTTACGGCGAAGAAAGGCCCTGAGGAGGAGCCTAATGTAGCGGCTCTTTACTGGGACCGGAGCCTGTGGCAATCGGCGATGACGTTGCATAAGCGGGTATTGAAGACGCCTATTTTATATCCCCGGCGGCTAAAGCGCTATAAGGAGATCTATATTGGCCACACCCCTACCCTTCAATACGGCGAGGCGGTACCGATGAAAGCCTGTAATGTCTGGAATATAGATACGGGTGCGGGATATGACGGGCGGATCAGTGCGATGGATGTGGACAGTGGTATGCTCTGGCAAAGTGATCCTGTACCATCCTTATATCCGGAAGAGACGCCCGGCCCATCTGCGTAA
- a CDS encoding TetR/AcrR family transcriptional regulator, with translation MRTRDENKEQAIRNKAIEIIVKDGLDGLSMQKLAKAAGVSPATIYIYYKDREDLIIQLGLEASTALLTSSLKNFSPEMPFEEGLKVQWRNRADYFLKNPMQVEFIEQLRYSPLYPKVMNALIATFGEIMGKFVNNAIKRKELVTLPFEVYWSVAFAPLYQLIKFHTQGKSYANRTFTMTDKVMMQTLQLVLKALRP, from the coding sequence ATGAGAACCAGGGACGAAAATAAAGAACAGGCCATCCGCAATAAAGCCATTGAAATTATCGTAAAAGATGGCCTCGACGGACTCAGCATGCAAAAACTGGCCAAAGCCGCTGGCGTCTCTCCTGCTACGATTTATATCTACTATAAAGACCGGGAAGATCTTATCATCCAGCTGGGCTTAGAAGCCAGCACCGCACTCCTTACCAGCAGCCTGAAAAACTTTAGCCCGGAAATGCCATTCGAAGAAGGCCTGAAAGTACAATGGCGCAACAGAGCCGATTACTTCCTGAAAAACCCGATGCAGGTAGAGTTCATAGAACAACTAAGATACTCGCCACTATACCCGAAGGTCATGAACGCGCTGATAGCCACCTTCGGAGAAATCATGGGAAAGTTCGTCAACAACGCCATCAAACGCAAAGAATTAGTCACACTGCCTTTCGAAGTATATTGGTCAGTAGCCTTCGCACCGCTCTACCAATTGATTAAGTTCCATACGCAGGGAAAAAGCTACGCCAACAGAACCTTCACTATGACAGACAAAGTCATGATGCAAACATTACAACTGGTCCTGAAAGCATTAAGACCGTAA
- a CDS encoding MFS transporter, producing the protein MTTTNTSTPGKVFSGYDAFIIAILALLQFTIVLDFMVLSPLGAILMKEMHITTTQFGYVVSAYAFSAGASGLLAAGFADKFDRKKLLLFFYGGFMLGTLCCAIAPNFHFLLIARVITGIFGGVIGSVSMAIITDLFRMEVRGRVMGFVQMSFSASQILGLPIGLILADHFGWHAPFSMIVGFGVVLGLVIMIYMKPIAGHLAIKQEKNAFHHLASTLTEPSYLMAFLATTLIATGGYMLMPFASTFAINNLGLKWDQLSILYGMTGLAALLFGPLTGKLSDRIGKYPVFCIGTGAAILMLAIYGNLGITPLSIVVAINMVMFVAVTARVIASSALMTAIPRPQDRGAFMSINSAVQQISGGIGSVVAGFIVFQDATGKLVHYDTLCYVVIGAMLVMLVLMYQVNQIASRKQQEDAQQAQKSVLA; encoded by the coding sequence ATGACAACGACCAACACATCAACACCTGGTAAGGTGTTCTCCGGCTATGACGCCTTTATCATTGCCATACTCGCACTGCTGCAATTTACCATCGTACTGGACTTTATGGTGCTCTCGCCACTAGGCGCCATCCTCATGAAGGAAATGCACATCACCACCACCCAGTTCGGATACGTAGTATCCGCGTATGCTTTCAGTGCTGGCGCCTCCGGCCTCCTCGCCGCCGGTTTCGCAGACAAATTCGATCGCAAAAAACTGCTACTCTTCTTCTATGGCGGCTTTATGCTCGGTACCCTCTGCTGCGCCATCGCCCCTAACTTTCACTTCCTGCTCATCGCACGCGTCATCACCGGCATCTTCGGCGGTGTCATCGGCTCCGTAAGCATGGCTATTATCACCGACCTGTTCCGAATGGAAGTACGCGGCCGCGTCATGGGATTCGTACAAATGTCCTTCTCTGCTAGCCAGATCCTGGGCCTACCTATAGGCCTCATCCTGGCCGATCACTTCGGATGGCATGCCCCCTTCTCCATGATCGTCGGATTCGGCGTCGTACTAGGCCTCGTAATCATGATCTACATGAAACCAATAGCCGGCCACCTCGCTATCAAACAGGAAAAGAATGCCTTCCACCACCTGGCATCTACCCTCACCGAACCAAGCTACCTCATGGCATTCCTCGCTACCACCCTCATCGCCACCGGTGGTTACATGCTCATGCCATTCGCCAGCACCTTCGCCATCAACAACCTCGGCCTGAAATGGGACCAGCTCTCCATCCTCTACGGTATGACAGGTCTGGCAGCTCTCCTATTCGGCCCCCTCACCGGTAAACTTAGCGACAGGATCGGCAAATACCCCGTCTTCTGCATCGGCACCGGCGCCGCCATCCTCATGCTGGCCATCTATGGCAACCTCGGCATCACCCCCTTGTCCATCGTAGTCGCCATCAACATGGTCATGTTCGTAGCCGTCACCGCCCGCGTAATCGCCTCCTCCGCCCTCATGACCGCCATCCCCCGCCCACAGGACAGAGGAGCATTCATGAGCATCAACTCCGCCGTACAACAAATATCCGGCGGCATCGGTTCCGTAGTAGCCGGCTTCATTGTCTTCCAGGACGCAACCGGCAAACTCGTACATTACGATACCTTGTGTTACGTAGTGATCGGCGCCATGCTGGTAATGCTGGTACTGATGTATCAGGTAAACCAGATCGCCAGCCGAAAACAACAAGAGGACGCCCAACAGGCACAAAAAAGTGTATTAGCATAA
- a CDS encoding FAD-dependent monooxygenase, with amino-acid sequence MIKGGIIIGGGIGGLTTAIALTRRGIPVTLYEQAPALLGIGSGLNIASNALVLLAELGLADAIAEAGHDVADAVITDHRERVLTSIPVSYIKQRTGHGIISIHRGKLLEVLLSQVEDGIICTSKRFQSYVQDEEGVTVYFEDGSSERGGFLICADGVHSRGRQQLHPEVRPRYSGQVCWRFIVPGASSFIRPADLCEMWGQEKGLRAAYVPVNREELYCYITHYEPAGGKDDPATVKDYLSGICQSFPDAFHRLIAAVHPAHIIRSDCYDLAPIGQWYDGRAVLLGDAAHATTPNLGQGACQAVEDAYVLAQCLEEEKSPQAAFVRFQQLRKDRTTYICNTSWSINQIVNKGGWQKSLAKGLLSLLPGFMQRKQIGQVYFHDIGGGRKL; translated from the coding sequence ATGATCAAAGGCGGTATAATTATAGGCGGAGGTATAGGCGGGTTGACGACAGCGATCGCATTGACGCGGCGGGGTATTCCGGTGACCTTATATGAGCAGGCGCCGGCTTTGTTGGGGATAGGGTCTGGTCTGAACATCGCGTCTAATGCGTTGGTGTTACTGGCGGAGCTGGGGTTAGCGGATGCTATTGCGGAGGCTGGGCATGATGTAGCAGATGCGGTTATTACGGATCACCGGGAGCGGGTGCTTACCAGTATTCCTGTTTCCTATATCAAACAGCGAACGGGGCATGGGATCATTTCGATACACCGCGGTAAGTTGCTGGAGGTGTTGTTGTCTCAGGTGGAAGATGGTATTATCTGTACTAGTAAACGTTTTCAATCTTATGTGCAGGACGAGGAGGGGGTAACGGTTTATTTTGAGGACGGCAGCAGTGAGCGAGGGGGTTTTCTGATCTGTGCGGACGGGGTGCATTCCAGGGGGCGGCAGCAGTTACATCCGGAGGTGCGGCCACGGTATTCGGGGCAGGTGTGCTGGCGATTTATTGTACCCGGGGCGTCTTCCTTCATCCGGCCGGCTGATCTGTGTGAGATGTGGGGGCAGGAGAAGGGGTTGCGGGCGGCTTATGTGCCGGTCAACCGGGAGGAGTTGTATTGTTATATCACGCATTATGAGCCAGCGGGCGGTAAGGATGATCCGGCTACGGTCAAGGACTATCTTTCCGGCATTTGCCAATCGTTCCCGGATGCTTTCCACCGGTTGATAGCGGCGGTGCATCCGGCGCATATTATCCGCAGTGACTGTTATGACCTGGCACCTATAGGTCAGTGGTATGATGGCCGGGCGGTATTGCTGGGGGATGCGGCGCATGCTACTACGCCCAACCTGGGCCAAGGTGCTTGTCAGGCGGTAGAGGATGCTTATGTACTGGCGCAATGTCTGGAGGAGGAGAAGTCGCCACAGGCAGCCTTTGTCCGTTTTCAGCAATTGCGCAAAGACCGGACGACTTATATCTGTAATACGTCGTGGTCTATTAACCAGATAGTGAATAAAGGCGGATGGCAGAAAAGCCTGGCTAAGGGGTTGTTATCATTATTACCTGGTTTTATGCAACGTAAACAGATCGGGCAGGTCTATTTTCATGACATCGGAGGTGGACGTAAGCTATAG